From Phenylobacterium montanum, the proteins below share one genomic window:
- a CDS encoding multidrug efflux RND transporter permease subunit, with translation MSPSRPFILRPVATSLFMAAILLAGLVAFKFLPLSALPEVDYPTIQVQTFYPGASPDVMATTVTAPLERQLGEMADLKRMSSVSSGGASVITLQFNLDLSLDVAEQEVQAAINAGGNFLPADLPAPPIYAKVNPADAPVLTIALTSKTTPLTQVEDLADTRIAQKISQLPGVGLVSISGGQRPAVRIQVNTQALSANGMTMETLRTAISNGNTDIAKGSFDGPTQAVNIDANDQLTDVDSYMNLVVAYKNGSPIRLRDVAKAVDGAENSRLGAWYNTTPAVILNIQRQPGANVITTVDAIKKALPQMEASLPAGVDAAVVSDRTTGIRASVEDVEFELLLAVFLVVAVIFVFLRSGPATFIAGVSVPLSLVGAFAFMYLMKFSLNNLTLMALTIATGFVVDDAIVMLENISRYIEEGERPLDAALKGASQIGFTIISLTVSLIAVLIPLLFMGDVVGRLFREFAITLAVTIVLSAVVSLTLAPTLAARWLKPHVAHDPHTFLGRVERLFDDTIERYDAALQWVLDRQPLTMAVAIATLVVTVLLYMVISKDLFPTQDTGLLQGVTTAPQSVSYGRMAQLQEQLASLLTRDPDVVSVTGNIGVDGTNNTLNSGRLMITLTPHGHRTASASAITERLRREASQVAGISLAVQPVQDLTIDANVSPTQYQFALEGSNQQDIDAWAAKLVDKLGQVRQVRNVSADVQNQGQSMFIDIDRATAARLGVTPATVDEILYDSFGQRIISTIFTQSNQYRVILEADPTLLQSPQALSQIYMQSTSGTPTPLSAFATLRRQASPLQINHVGQFPAANISFDTAQNVSIDAAVDAIKKAEAEIKIPATINTTFLGAAQAFQASLSNELWLILAAIVTVYIVLGVLYESYIHPVTILSTLPSAGVGALLALMLFGQHLGVMGIIGIILLIGIVKKNAIMMIDFALEAEREEGLAPREAIHKAALLRFRPILMTTLAALFGALPLMLGWGVGSELRHPMGIAIVGGLIVSQLLTLFTTPVIYLQFDRLARRLDRTPGLEQVSLAPPGPEAPVP, from the coding sequence TGCAGTTCAACCTCGACCTGTCGCTCGACGTGGCCGAGCAGGAGGTGCAGGCGGCGATCAACGCCGGCGGCAACTTCCTGCCCGCCGACCTGCCGGCCCCGCCGATCTACGCCAAGGTCAACCCGGCCGACGCGCCGGTCTTGACCATAGCCCTGACCTCCAAGACCACGCCGCTCACCCAGGTCGAGGACCTGGCCGACACCCGCATCGCCCAGAAGATCAGCCAGTTGCCCGGCGTGGGTCTGGTTTCGATCTCCGGCGGCCAGCGCCCGGCCGTGCGCATCCAGGTCAACACCCAGGCCCTGTCGGCCAACGGCATGACCATGGAGACCCTTCGCACCGCCATCTCCAACGGCAACACCGACATCGCCAAGGGCTCGTTCGATGGCCCGACCCAGGCGGTCAATATCGACGCCAACGACCAGCTGACCGACGTCGACAGCTACATGAACCTGGTCGTCGCCTATAAGAACGGCTCGCCGATCCGGCTGCGGGACGTGGCCAAGGCGGTCGATGGCGCGGAGAACAGCCGCCTCGGCGCCTGGTACAACACCACCCCGGCGGTGATCCTGAACATCCAGCGCCAGCCAGGCGCCAACGTCATCACCACGGTCGATGCGATCAAGAAGGCCCTGCCGCAGATGGAGGCCTCTTTGCCCGCCGGTGTGGACGCCGCCGTGGTCAGCGACCGCACCACCGGCATCCGCGCCTCGGTCGAGGACGTGGAGTTCGAGCTGCTGCTCGCCGTGTTCCTGGTGGTGGCGGTGATCTTCGTGTTCCTGCGCAGCGGCCCGGCCACCTTCATCGCCGGGGTCTCGGTGCCGCTGTCGCTGGTGGGCGCCTTCGCCTTCATGTACCTGATGAAGTTCAGCCTGAACAACCTGACCCTGATGGCCCTGACCATCGCCACCGGGTTCGTGGTCGACGACGCCATCGTCATGCTGGAGAACATCTCCCGCTATATCGAAGAGGGGGAAAGGCCGCTGGACGCGGCGCTGAAGGGCGCCTCGCAGATCGGCTTCACCATCATCTCCCTGACCGTGTCGCTGATCGCGGTCCTGATCCCGCTGCTGTTCATGGGCGATGTGGTCGGCCGGCTGTTCCGCGAGTTCGCCATCACGCTTGCGGTCACCATCGTGCTCTCTGCCGTGGTGTCGCTGACCCTGGCCCCGACCCTTGCGGCCCGCTGGCTGAAGCCGCACGTGGCGCACGACCCGCACACCTTCCTTGGCCGGGTCGAGCGTCTGTTCGACGACACCATCGAACGCTACGACGCGGCGCTGCAGTGGGTGCTGGACCGCCAGCCCCTGACCATGGCCGTGGCCATCGCCACCCTTGTGGTGACGGTGCTGCTCTACATGGTGATCTCCAAGGACCTGTTCCCGACCCAGGACACCGGCCTCCTGCAGGGCGTCACCACCGCGCCGCAGTCGGTCTCCTACGGCCGCATGGCCCAGCTGCAGGAGCAGCTGGCAAGCCTCCTGACCAGGGACCCCGACGTGGTCTCCGTGACCGGCAACATCGGCGTCGACGGGACCAACAACACCCTGAACAGCGGCCGGCTGATGATCACCCTGACGCCGCACGGCCACCGGACCGCCTCGGCCTCGGCCATCACCGAGCGACTGCGCCGGGAAGCCAGCCAGGTCGCCGGGATCAGCCTGGCTGTCCAGCCCGTGCAGGACCTGACCATCGACGCCAATGTCAGCCCGACCCAGTACCAGTTCGCCCTGGAGGGCTCGAACCAGCAGGACATCGACGCCTGGGCGGCCAAGCTGGTGGACAAGCTGGGCCAGGTGCGCCAGGTGCGCAACGTCTCGGCCGACGTGCAGAACCAGGGCCAGTCGATGTTCATCGATATCGACCGCGCCACCGCCGCCCGCCTGGGCGTCACGCCCGCAACGGTGGACGAGATCCTCTATGACAGCTTCGGCCAGAGAATCATCTCGACCATCTTCACCCAGTCGAACCAGTACCGGGTGATCCTGGAGGCCGACCCGACGCTGCTGCAATCGCCCCAGGCGCTCAGCCAGATCTACATGCAGTCGACCTCGGGGACGCCGACCCCGCTCTCGGCCTTCGCCACCCTGCGCCGCCAGGCCTCGCCGCTGCAGATCAACCACGTCGGCCAGTTCCCGGCAGCCAACATCTCCTTCGACACCGCCCAGAACGTCTCCATCGACGCGGCGGTGGACGCGATCAAGAAGGCCGAGGCCGAGATCAAGATCCCGGCCACCATCAACACCACCTTCCTCGGCGCCGCCCAGGCCTTTCAGGCCTCGCTGAGTAACGAGCTTTGGCTGATCCTGGCGGCGATCGTCACCGTCTACATCGTGCTGGGCGTGCTCTACGAGAGCTACATCCACCCGGTGACCATCCTTTCGACCCTGCCCTCGGCCGGGGTCGGGGCGCTCCTGGCCCTGATGCTGTTCGGCCAGCACCTGGGGGTGATGGGCATCATCGGCATCATCCTCCTGATCGGCATCGTCAAGAAGAACGCCATCATGATGATCGACTTCGCCCTGGAGGCGGAGCGCGAGGAGGGGCTGGCGCCGCGCGAGGCGATCCACAAGGCGGCGCTGCTGCGCTTCCGCCCGATCCTGATGACCACCCTGGCGGCCCTGTTCGGCGCGCTGCCCCTGATGCTGGGTTGGGGCGTCGGCTCCGAGCTGCGCCATCCCATGGGCATCGCCATCGTCGGCGGGCTGATCGTCAGCCAGCTTTTGACCCTGTTCACCACCCCGGTGATCTACCTGCAGTTCGACCGCCTGGCGCGGCGGCTCGACCGCACGCCGGGGCTGGAGCAGGTCAGCCTGGCCCCGCCGGGGCCCGAGGCGCCGGTCCCATGA